A genomic window from Leishmania panamensis strain MHOM/PA/94/PSC-1 chromosome 5 sequence includes:
- a CDS encoding hypothetical protein (TriTrypDB/GeneDB-style sysID: LpmP.05.0480) translates to MSRLARALAKPFTVPVAMCARQIAAMDEPLKRHIDAYEARGEDITIAVWREYVDGQRVLLPYRWAKLRNEMAYLGSGEMAITDVSFADFLLIVRFLTKCLFIFIVAVMVGRRSVFPSLEPTSPFVEEIVKNWQPNRLRGMAGAEYMARDQAAAACGRGR, encoded by the coding sequence ATGAGCCGTCTAGCCCGCGCGTTAGCAAAACCCTTCACAGTGCCGGTAGCCATGTGCGCGAGGCAGATAGCAGCAATGGACGAACCACTGAAGCGACACATCGATGCCTACGAGGCGCGAGGTGAGGACATCACGATCGCTGTCTGGCGCGAGTACGTAGACGGGCagcgagtgctgctgccgtaccGGTGGGCGAAGCTTCGGAATGAGATGGCGTACCTGGGCTCGGGCGAGATGGCCATCACAGACGTGTCTTTCGCTGACTTTCTGCTCATCGTGCGCTTTCTCACGAAGTGTCTCTTCATCTTCATCGTCGCTGTGATGGTCGGACGCCGCTCCGTCTTTCCTTCGCTGGAGCCGACCTCGCCGTTTGTGGAGGAAATCGTGAAGAACTGGCAACCGAACCGGCTGCGTGGAATGGCGGGCGCGGAGTACATGGCGCGTGAtcaagcagcggcagcttgcGGCCGTGGCCGCTGA
- a CDS encoding ATPase alpha subunit (TriTrypDB/GeneDB-style sysID: LpmP.05.0490), with amino-acid sequence MRRFVAQHMAPAVARLASTAAASKSAAPGQKSFFKATEMIGYVHSIDGTIATLIPAPGNPGVAYNTIIMIQVSPTTFAAGLVFNLEKDGRIGIILMDNITEVQSGQKVMATGKLLYIPVGTGVLGKVVNPLGHEVPVGLFTRSRALLESEQTLGKVDAGAPNIVSRSPVNYNLLTGFKAVDTMIPIGRGQRELIVGDRQTGKTSIAVSTIINQVRINQQILSKNAVISIYVSIGQRCSNVARIHRLLRSYGALRYTTVMAATAAEPAGLQYLAPYSGVTMGEYFMNRGRHCLCVYDDLSKQAVAYRQISLLLRRPPGREAYPGDVFYLHSRLLERAAMLSPGKGGGSVTALPIVETLSNDVTAYIVTNVISITDGQIYLDTKLFTGGQRPAVNIGLSVSRVGSSAQNVAMKAVAGKLKGILAEYRKLAADSVGGSQVQTVPMIRGARFVALFNQKNPSFFMNALVSLYACLNGYLDDVKVNYAKLYEYLLVNKDLSVMYGTATNKFFYMYVQQLNYVIRFFTLSHPVLNAEVEEMLKQHTHLFLQHYQSKMNAIKTEKEIKALKNLLYSCKRAV; translated from the coding sequence ATGCGCCGCTTTGTGGCCCAGCACATGGCGCCCGCTGTGGCGCGCCTTGCGTCgacggctgctgccagcAAGTCGGCCGCGCCGGGCCAGAAGTCGTTCTTCAAGGCGACGGAGATGATCGGCTACGTGCACTCGATCGACGGCACGATCGCGACGCTGATCCCCGCGCCGGGCAACCCCGGCGTTGCGTACAACACGATCATCATGATCCAGGTGAGCCCGACAACGTTTGCGGCAGGACTCGTGTTCAACCTGGAGAAGGACGGCCGGATCGGCATCATCCTCATGGACAACATCACGGAGGTGCAGTCCGGCCAGAAGGTGATGGCGACGGGCAAGCTGCTGTACATCCCCGTGGGTACGGGCGTGCTGGGCAAGGTGGTGAACCCGCTGGGCCACGAGGTGCCGGTGGGGCTGTTCACGCGgtcgcgcgcgctgctggagagcgAGCAGACGCTGGGCAAGGTGGACGCTGGTGCGCCAAACATCGTGTCGCGCTCGCCAGTGAACTACAACCTGCTGACCGGCTTCAAGGCTGTGGACACGATGATCCCGATCGGGCGCGGCCAACGCGAGCTGATCGTGGGTGACCGCCAGACCGGCAAGACGTCGATCGCGGTGTCGACGATCATCAACCAGGTGCGCATCAACCAGCAGATCCTGTCGAAGAACGCGGTCATCTCGATCTACGTGTCGATCGGCCAGCGCTGCTCCAACGTTGCGCGCATccaccgcctgctgcgctCGTACGGCGCGCTGCGCTACACAACGGTGAtggctgcgacggcggcggagccTGCGGGCCTGCAGTACCTCGCGCCGTACTCGGGCGTGACGATGGGCGAGTACTTCATGAACCGCGGCCGCCactgtctgtgcgtgtacgACGACCTGTCGAAGCAAGCCGTCGCGTACCGCCAgatctcgctgctgctgcgccgcccgccGGGCCGCGAGGCGTACCCCGGCGATGTGTTCTACCTGCACTCCCGCCTGCTGGAGCGCGCCGCGATGCTGTCGCCCGGCAAGGGCGGCGGCTctgtgacggcgctgccgatCGTGGAGACGCTGTCGAACGATGTGACGGCCTACATCGTCACGAACGTCATCTCCATCACGGACGGCCAGATCTACCTGGACACGAAGCTGTTCACCGGCGGCCAGCGCCCGGCCGTGAACATCGGCCTGTCCGTGTCGCGTGTCGGATCGTCCGCGCAGAACGTGGCGATGAAGGCCGTCGCCGGCAAGCTGAAGGGCATCCTCGCGGAGTACCGCAAGCTGGCAGCGGACTCGGTGGGCGGGAGCCAGGTGCAGACGGTGCCGATGATCCGCGGCGCGCGCTTTGTCGCGCTGTTCAACCAGAAGAACCCGTCGTTCTTCATGAACGCGCTTGTGTCGCTGTACGCGTGCCTGAACGGGTACCTGGACGACGTGAAGGTGAACTACGCGAAGTTATACGAGTACCTGCTGGTGAACAAGGACCTGAGCGTGATGTACGGGACGGCGACGAACAAGTTCTTCTACATgtacgtgcagcagctgaactATGTGATCCGCTTCTTCACGCTGAGCCACCCGGTCCTAAacgcggaggtggaggagatgctgaagcagcacacgcacctgtTCCTGCAGCACTACCAGTCGAAGATGAACGCGATcaagacggagaaggagatCAAAGCACTCAAGAACCTGCTGTACTCGTGCAAGCGCGCCGTCTAG
- a CDS encoding nuclear receptor binding factor-like protein (TriTrypDB/GeneDB-style sysID: LpmP.05.0500): protein MSKVASAGWRYARCGPIAQVLTYEKFDITPGKDEAVVQMMTAPLHRVDAAVVNGTALGRKRVNMGLFCRIGGCEGVGTVVRSPAAAAATSSPVKEGDTVWVAPLHGTWATNIAVPVTHLHKINPRQAQMAATASNFLVAQQLLDGYARLQKGDIVIQNGGSSLTSLAVSALAKSYGVKVLTAATPGDRFAAAKQRHSKYGSDVFEYNGAGTRAMQAAVGRHGATLYLNGVGGRYFDSLLKCTGPMAHVVTYGAQNGFGLLISGSSLIYNEVTMSGLFAPTYLNSMSYGERQTKLEFVLKAVQEANISYPMVTAPSLEKLPEVWDDVYVKGGRKALVKMAA from the coding sequence ATGTCCAAGGTGGCTTCCGCTGGTTGGCGCTACGCACGCTGCGGCCCCATTGCTCAGGTGCTCACCTACGAGAAGTTCGACATCACCCCTGGCAAGGATgaagcggtggtgcagaTGATGACGGCGCCCTTGCACCGcgtcgacgctgccgtcgtgaACGGCACGGCGCTGGGCCGCAAGCGCGTTAACATGGGGCTCTTTTGCCGCATCGGAGGGTGCGAAGGCGTAGGCACGGTAGTGCGCtcccccgcagcagcagctgcaacgtCATCACcggtgaaggagggcgaCACGGTGTGGGTGGCGCCGCTACATGGCACGTGGGCGACGAACATTGCCGTGCCGGTGACACATCTGCATAAGATTAATCCCAGACAAGCGCAGATGGCTGCAACTGCCTCCAACTTCCTCGTAGCCCAGCAGCTACTGGATGGCTATGCCCGGCTGCAGAAGGGCGACATTGTCATCCAGaacggtggcagcagcctcaCCTCTCTGGCTGTGTCAGCGTTGGCCAAGTCGTACggggtgaaggtgctgaCCGCCGCAACGCCGGGCGATCGCTTCGCGGCTGCCAAGCAGCGACACTCCAAATATGGCTCAGATGTCTTTGAATACAACGGGGCTGGGACACGCGCGATGCAGGCCGCCGTTGGCAGGCACGGCGCGACCCTCTACCTCAATGGCGTCGGCGGCCGCTACTTTGACTCGCTTCTCAAGTGCACCGGCCCGATGGCACACGTCGTCACATACGGCGCGCAGAACGGCTTCGGTCTGTTGATCTCCGGCTCCAGTCTCATCTACAACGAGGTCACCATGTCTGGCTTGTTTGCCCCCACGTACCTGAACTCGATGTCCTACGGCGAGCGTCAGACAAAACTAGAGTTTGTGCTGAAGGCTGTGCAGGAGGCCAACATCTCGTACCCGATGGTGACGGCACCGTCGCTGGAGAAACTACCAGAGGTCTGGGACGACGTGTATGTCAAGGGCGGTCGCAAGGCGCTTGTGAAGATGGCGGCCTGA